Proteins encoded within one genomic window of Empedobacter falsenii:
- a CDS encoding class I SAM-dependent methyltransferase has translation MNAIKTFYKKLFSEKIRINNRKNLKKLNGLFLKGNNFYCNCCEQSFSKFLDKSNGIDNRENAECPNCGSLERTRVLLEFIKNETDLLAKPNKLLHIAPEDALKNIFKQTDNLGYINADININLADEEMDITSINYPDNTFDYVICCHVLGHIPDEKKAIDELFRVLKKRGKALIQTPIHPINNTFENSEFKTEEERLKNYGEKDLLRLHGQDFQERLKRENMLIKKIDYRNKVDHNLAKKLSVGNGYRELIFLCQKV, from the coding sequence ATGAATGCAATTAAAACATTTTATAAAAAATTATTTTCCGAAAAGATAAGAATTAATAATAGAAAAAATTTGAAGAAATTGAATGGATTATTTCTGAAAGGAAATAATTTTTATTGCAATTGTTGCGAACAATCTTTTTCTAAGTTTTTAGATAAATCTAATGGTATAGATAACCGAGAAAATGCTGAATGTCCAAATTGTGGTTCATTAGAAAGGACAAGAGTTTTGTTAGAGTTTATAAAAAATGAAACAGATTTATTAGCTAAACCTAATAAATTATTGCATATTGCTCCGGAAGACGCATTGAAAAATATTTTTAAACAGACCGATAATTTAGGCTATATCAATGCTGACATTAATATCAATCTTGCTGATGAAGAAATGGATATTACTTCAATAAATTATCCTGACAACACATTTGATTATGTAATTTGTTGTCATGTTTTAGGGCATATTCCTGATGAAAAAAAAGCAATTGATGAATTGTTTCGAGTTCTAAAAAAAAGAGGAAAAGCATTGATTCAAACTCCTATTCATCCAATAAATAATACGTTTGAAAATTCTGAATTTAAGACAGAAGAAGAAAGATTAAAAAATTATGGAGAAAAAGATTTATTGCGATTGCATGGACAGGACTTTCAGGAAAGATTAAAACGTGAAAATATGCTAATCAAAAAAATAGATTATCGAAATAAAGTTGATCATAATTTAGCAAAGAAACTTTCTGTTGGAAATGGCTATCGTGAATTAATTTTTCTTTGTCAAAAAGTCTAA
- a CDS encoding polysaccharide deacetylase family protein, translating into MILNLFKKNIFPFYHTVSDKRLVHIDQLYPLKSIDQFQRELDFFQKNYVNISMIELIDLYKKNGFIPQENYFHLSFDDGLKECYSLIAPILKERNLDATFFINPNFIDNQEIFYRYKVAFILENITDNNFKKELLNYSIHDLKKIDELILKQEIKLNDFEIYLNENEIKALINQGYTIGAHSMNHPYYRDISFEQQLLETNESLDFIQQKFNLDYRVFSFPFTDDGVSKNFFNTIKSNLTFGTAGIKDDEVSTNIQRLPMDNCITDPAIFIKKNRYKFYIQKLLQKHIVSH; encoded by the coding sequence ATGATATTAAATTTATTCAAAAAAAATATATTTCCTTTTTACCACACAGTTTCAGATAAACGATTAGTTCATATTGATCAATTATATCCATTAAAATCAATTGATCAATTTCAGCGTGAATTAGATTTTTTTCAGAAAAATTATGTCAATATTTCTATGATTGAATTAATTGATTTATACAAAAAAAATGGTTTTATTCCTCAAGAAAATTACTTTCATCTTAGTTTTGACGATGGTTTGAAAGAATGTTACTCCTTAATTGCTCCAATATTAAAAGAACGAAATTTAGATGCAACTTTTTTTATCAATCCAAATTTTATTGACAATCAAGAAATTTTTTATCGATATAAAGTTGCTTTCATTTTAGAAAACATTACAGACAACAACTTTAAAAAAGAACTTTTAAATTATTCTATTCATGATCTTAAAAAAATTGATGAATTAATTTTAAAACAAGAAATAAAACTAAATGATTTTGAAATTTATTTGAATGAAAATGAAATAAAAGCATTAATTAATCAAGGATATACAATAGGTGCACATTCGATGAATCATCCTTATTATCGCGATATTTCTTTCGAACAACAACTTTTAGAAACGAACGAAAGCTTAGATTTTATCCAACAAAAGTTTAATTTAGATTATCGAGTTTTTTCTTTTCCTTTTACAGATGACGGAGTTTCTAAAAACTTTTTTAATACTATAAAATCAAATCTTACATTTGGTACGGCAGGAATAAAAGATGATGAAGTTTCAACAAATATTCAGCGACTTCCGATGGATAATTGTATTACTGATCCTGCAATTTTTATCAAAAAAAATCGTTATAAATTTTATATTCAAAAGTTACTACAAAAGCATATTGTATCTCATTAA
- a CDS encoding protein O-mannosyl-transferase family — MKKFYHLFITLFFLIIYRLGSFSKITFGDSAGKILDIEANQFTFETYSLTHFLYFNFNILIHKLFPFIDTIEIGRWVNIISAVIVLNILFSILQLLNKKLWISLLGTVAFGFSFTFWKNTENIEVYTFCLIWISLYVLFAIKFVQNKQSKTLLFAGIMLGISLFSHVQGVLLIPSYFYLCYLAFRNNIKNRLIFSYFFIPFLFLALLYIYPIINNESLKNVLSSSEKSWVSDSLKKDLVSYSKDLMKALGYIIYNFWFTCFLFCYYLCC, encoded by the coding sequence GTGAAAAAATTTTATCATTTATTTATTACCTTATTTTTCTTAATCATTTATCGTTTAGGAAGTTTTAGTAAAATAACTTTTGGTGATTCTGCTGGAAAAATTTTGGATATTGAAGCAAATCAATTTACGTTTGAAACCTACTCATTAACTCATTTTTTGTATTTCAACTTCAATATTCTAATTCACAAATTATTTCCTTTTATAGATACCATTGAGATTGGACGTTGGGTAAATATTATTTCTGCTGTAATAGTTTTGAATATTTTATTTTCTATTCTTCAACTCTTAAATAAAAAACTTTGGATTTCTCTTTTAGGTACAGTTGCGTTTGGATTTAGTTTTACTTTTTGGAAAAATACCGAAAATATAGAAGTTTACACTTTTTGTTTAATTTGGATTTCACTTTACGTTTTATTTGCGATAAAATTTGTTCAAAATAAACAATCTAAAACGCTTTTATTTGCAGGAATAATGCTTGGAATTAGCTTATTTTCTCATGTACAAGGCGTTCTATTAATTCCTTCTTATTTTTATTTATGCTACTTGGCTTTTAGAAATAATATTAAAAATAGATTGATTTTTAGCTATTTTTTCATTCCTTTTCTATTTTTGGCATTGCTCTATATTTATCCAATTATTAATAACGAATCTCTGAAAAATGTTTTATCATCTTCAGAAAAATCATGGGTGTCTGATTCTTTGAAGAAAGATTTAGTAAGCTATTCAAAAGATTTAATGAAAGCATTAGGTTATATTATTTATAATTTTTGGTTTACCTGTTTTTTGTTTTGCTACTATTTATGCTGTTAG
- a CDS encoding MATE family efflux transporter, translating into MKDLIKFIQSFLQNNGFYVFLSFVVEKLVMLINTIFIVKMIPQDEFGRITLIASIIGFVAPWNGLGSLQVLMKFGAGEENEQTRKDLSRKLFRNGVINQLILCSIFIVIANFYAIKFDHLLWIILLFSVRLFGMFFQSHLTIDYRINGFNKKFASLNMLINCLGLIFTFFLTINFGAIGYMTSLAITPFISLFFYSKTILQQSINDLSEMNWKMMWKYGRMESLAYFASELLFSIDIAMIAIFMTDKDIALYKVAILLPMNLLFIPTILFQTDFPRIIKNSQNKDFLKFYIKNYYKLFILIGISILLGSYFLRDFIIELFFNKSYLAGDTVFFIATIAVVLAMLFRVLFLNLFSAVGLFTYSVRVSIVSIITLIIADSILIPFYQLNGAAFGFLIMYIVSGLYATFIFRNYLKKL; encoded by the coding sequence ATGAAAGATTTAATCAAATTCATACAATCTTTTTTACAAAACAATGGTTTTTACGTTTTTTTATCTTTTGTGGTAGAAAAATTAGTGATGCTGATTAATACCATTTTCATTGTAAAAATGATTCCGCAAGATGAATTTGGTCGTATAACACTTATCGCATCTATTATTGGGTTTGTTGCGCCATGGAATGGATTAGGTTCATTACAGGTTTTGATGAAGTTTGGTGCTGGCGAAGAAAATGAACAAACACGTAAAGACCTAAGTCGAAAATTATTTAGAAATGGCGTTATTAATCAGCTTATTTTATGTAGTATTTTTATTGTAATTGCTAATTTTTATGCCATAAAGTTTGATCATTTATTATGGATTATTCTCTTGTTTTCTGTTCGTCTTTTCGGGATGTTTTTTCAGTCTCATCTTACAATCGATTATCGAATAAATGGTTTCAATAAGAAGTTTGCTTCATTAAATATGTTGATTAATTGTTTGGGATTGATTTTTACATTTTTCTTAACCATCAATTTTGGAGCAATTGGTTATATGACTTCGTTGGCGATTACACCTTTTATTAGTTTATTTTTCTATTCTAAAACAATTTTACAACAATCAATAAATGATTTAAGTGAAATGAATTGGAAAATGATGTGGAAATATGGAAGAATGGAATCTTTGGCTTATTTCGCTTCAGAGTTATTGTTTTCGATTGATATTGCAATGATTGCGATTTTTATGACAGATAAAGATATTGCTTTGTATAAAGTTGCGATTCTTCTGCCTATGAATTTATTATTTATTCCGACTATATTATTTCAAACCGATTTTCCTCGAATTATTAAAAATAGTCAGAACAAGGATTTTCTAAAATTTTATATAAAAAATTATTATAAGCTATTCATTCTTATAGGAATTAGTATTCTTTTAGGAAGTTATTTTCTTAGAGATTTTATAATCGAGTTATTTTTCAATAAAAGTTATTTAGCTGGTGATACAGTTTTTTTTATTGCAACAATAGCAGTTGTTTTAGCAATGTTGTTTAGAGTTCTTTTTCTTAATTTATTTAGTGCAGTTGGTTTGTTTACATATAGTGTACGAGTTTCAATTGTTTCAATTATCACACTTATTATTGCAGATTCTATACTTATTCCTTTTTATCAACTAAATGGAGCAGCTTTCGGTTTTTTAATTATGTATATAGTTTCTGGATTATATGCTACTTTTATATTTAGAAATTATTTAAAAAAATTATAA
- a CDS encoding glycosyltransferase family 4 protein produces the protein MNNSRKNILALASWYPSRIFLDNGDFIQRHLRSISTLNNVTLVHAVKDENLKSNFEIDDSINQNVREIIVYFKPSFFRPFNLIKQFIAFLKGVSLVNNFDIIHLNVIYPAGLVALFLKSKYKKPIVLTEHWTGFSPERFISFSFYKKFLIKKILRKVDFLTPVSNDLAQKILEIYPITNVKIIPNVVDVELFSVKEECKVEKIIFLHLSHLGNEHKNVLGMLNVAKKLVDNGYNFEFQIGGNGDLTLINNFIVENNLHDFVKSFGRLQHFEVNQKMKNANCFVLFSHYENQPCVQIEAFASGIPVIASDVGGIKEFMPNNFGFIVNKNDELALYKAMVEVIEGYEFATSNELNTYALNNFSKEEIAYQFDEVYVKILQ, from the coding sequence GTGAATAATTCGAGAAAAAATATTTTAGCTTTAGCATCTTGGTATCCGAGTAGAATTTTTTTAGATAATGGAGATTTTATTCAGCGCCATTTACGTTCTATCTCTACTTTAAATAATGTGACGCTTGTTCATGCAGTAAAAGATGAAAATTTAAAATCTAATTTTGAAATAGATGATTCTATCAATCAAAATGTAAGAGAAATAATTGTTTATTTTAAACCATCTTTTTTTCGCCCGTTTAATTTAATCAAACAATTTATAGCTTTTCTAAAAGGAGTTTCTTTGGTTAATAATTTTGATATAATTCATCTCAATGTTATTTATCCAGCTGGTTTAGTTGCTTTATTTTTGAAAAGTAAATACAAAAAACCAATAGTTTTAACAGAGCATTGGACAGGGTTTTCTCCAGAACGTTTTATTTCATTTTCATTTTACAAGAAGTTCTTAATTAAGAAAATACTTAGAAAAGTAGATTTTTTAACGCCTGTTTCGAATGATTTAGCACAAAAAATACTTGAAATTTATCCTATAACAAATGTAAAAATTATTCCAAATGTTGTGGATGTAGAATTGTTTTCAGTAAAAGAAGAATGTAAAGTTGAAAAAATAATATTTTTACATCTTTCGCATTTAGGAAACGAGCATAAAAATGTTTTGGGAATGTTGAATGTTGCTAAAAAGTTAGTTGATAATGGTTATAATTTTGAATTTCAGATTGGAGGAAATGGAGATTTAACTTTGATTAATAATTTTATTGTAGAAAATAATTTACATGATTTTGTAAAATCTTTTGGGCGATTACAACATTTTGAAGTGAATCAAAAGATGAAGAACGCAAATTGTTTTGTACTTTTTAGTCACTACGAAAATCAACCTTGTGTTCAAATAGAAGCTTTTGCTTCAGGAATTCCTGTTATCGCAAGCGATGTAGGCGGAATTAAAGAATTTATGCCAAATAATTTTGGATTTATTGTGAATAAAAATGATGAATTAGCACTTTATAAAGCAATGGTTGAGGTGATAGAAGGTTATGAATTTGCAACGTCAAATGAATTAAATACGTATGCTTTGAATAATTTTTCTAAGGAAGAAATTGCTTACCAATTTGATGAAGTTTATGTGAAAATTTTACAATGA
- a CDS encoding lipopolysaccharide biosynthesis protein yields MKAKLEKFKTKNAKGVLSLLAGNTIAQVIMFIGGIILARIYGPEASGTYNAFSAFVAILAILTTFRLENIFVISKSSKAIRNLFTTLLLVSSIVTILFFLGYAVLEGIFTFKTSLFIVFLSCIAGLFTAWNNVQNTLFTKYKLFKSISTGFVINALFSVFFQFIFYWMGYKETGLIYGTIFGTVLSCAYYFSITKGRFSSIDFGLAKRTISKNKEIIKYTLPSESLNAIANNLLPIMIAIYFMKEDVAFVGNSAKVLVVPLTLLSNSMSKVFFQKSAAMIDHRSHQLYDLSKKVVLYNVGAIAVFLLLMNCIGIFILEWMLGPEWRGLHIMTWILSFWILCRSAMNPIQQIVVVIKKNHYALYFNIYLVFVTLITCVIGGLNKNILLTLSLYSFFAGMGYLVQLYFVMKELKRYKKSGE; encoded by the coding sequence TTGAAAGCGAAGTTAGAAAAATTTAAAACGAAGAATGCCAAAGGTGTTTTGTCTTTGTTGGCAGGGAACACGATTGCGCAAGTGATTATGTTTATTGGCGGAATTATTTTGGCTCGAATTTATGGTCCAGAAGCGTCGGGAACTTACAATGCTTTTTCAGCTTTTGTGGCGATTCTAGCTATTTTGACAACGTTTCGTTTAGAGAATATTTTCGTGATTTCGAAATCATCAAAAGCGATTCGAAATTTGTTCACAACTTTATTATTAGTGAGTAGCATTGTAACGATTTTATTCTTTTTGGGCTATGCAGTTTTAGAAGGAATTTTCACATTCAAAACGTCTTTATTTATTGTTTTCTTAAGTTGTATTGCAGGATTATTTACAGCTTGGAATAATGTTCAAAATACATTGTTTACGAAGTATAAATTATTCAAAAGTATTTCGACTGGATTTGTGATTAATGCACTGTTTTCGGTTTTTTTTCAATTCATTTTTTATTGGATGGGCTACAAAGAAACAGGATTGATTTATGGAACAATTTTCGGAACAGTTTTGTCTTGTGCATATTATTTTTCAATTACAAAAGGACGATTTTCTTCTATTGATTTTGGTTTGGCTAAACGAACAATTTCTAAGAACAAAGAAATCATAAAATATACATTACCCTCAGAATCGTTGAATGCGATTGCAAACAATTTGCTCCCCATTATGATTGCGATTTATTTTATGAAAGAAGATGTAGCTTTTGTAGGAAATTCAGCTAAAGTTTTGGTTGTTCCTTTGACATTACTTTCCAATTCGATGTCGAAAGTTTTCTTTCAGAAATCTGCTGCAATGATTGATCATCGTTCGCATCAATTATATGATTTATCGAAAAAAGTGGTGCTGTATAACGTTGGAGCAATTGCTGTTTTTCTTTTGTTGATGAATTGTATCGGAATTTTTATTCTCGAGTGGATGCTTGGACCAGAATGGCGAGGTTTACATATTATGACGTGGATTCTTTCTTTCTGGATTTTGTGTCGTTCTGCAATGAATCCTATTCAGCAAATTGTCGTGGTTATCAAGAAAAATCATTACGCACTATACTTCAATATTTATTTAGTTTTCGTTACATTGATTACTTGTGTGATTGGCGGACTAAATAAAAATATACTTTTGACGTTATCCCTATATTCTTTCTTTGCGGGAATGGGCTATTTAGTTCAACTTTACTTTGTAATGAAAGAGCTGAAACGTTATAAAAAGTCAGGTGAATAA
- a CDS encoding YjjG family noncanonical pyrimidine nucleotidase, whose product MNTIKHVFFDLDNTLWDFRKNAKFALDELYKKYDVENRYGFTFEEFHPFYHDSNEGLWVLIRDKKITKEELRARRFKEAFDNLGIDNDALAKIFEEEYMETITNYNEVVDGAMELLDYLKPKYQLHIITNGFLEVSKRKIETSELNGYFDTVTYADEIKILKPDPRIFSLAMEKSGAKKDESIYIGDDWIADAVGAKAFGMSAIFFDRLDDNFSMDDVPTITHLDEVKEYL is encoded by the coding sequence ATGAACACAATAAAACACGTTTTTTTCGATCTTGATAACACACTTTGGGATTTCAGAAAAAATGCAAAATTCGCGCTAGATGAGCTTTACAAAAAGTATGATGTAGAAAATAGATATGGTTTTACATTCGAGGAATTTCATCCATTTTATCACGATAGCAACGAAGGTCTTTGGGTTTTGATTCGTGACAAAAAAATTACAAAAGAAGAATTACGTGCACGTCGTTTCAAAGAAGCTTTTGATAATCTTGGAATTGATAATGATGCTTTGGCAAAGATTTTTGAAGAAGAATACATGGAAACGATTACCAATTATAATGAAGTGGTAGATGGTGCGATGGAATTGTTGGATTATTTGAAACCAAAATATCAATTACACATTATCACAAATGGTTTTCTCGAAGTCTCGAAACGTAAAATTGAAACGTCAGAATTAAATGGTTATTTTGATACGGTAACTTATGCAGACGAAATCAAAATCTTGAAACCTGATCCTCGTATTTTTTCTTTGGCAATGGAAAAATCTGGTGCTAAAAAAGATGAATCAATTTACATTGGTGACGATTGGATTGCAGATGCTGTTGGCGCAAAAGCTTTCGGAATGTCGGCTATTTTCTTTGATCGATTAGATGATAATTTTTCGATGGATGATGTTCCTACAATTACACATTTAGATGAAGTAAAAGAATATTTATAA
- a CDS encoding lipocalin-like domain-containing protein: MKKFILPSIFAFGLLFSCNNDDDSSINSESIVGTWSFVKYQTQFSKDNHIEDQYLADECSSKDSYTFTKDNKYSAIGYDSDRNNICEIDWTEEGTYSISGNKVRLTYKDGGSGEGEISKLTKNELILKSDYGEDLDGDGKNEIDILVLKR; this comes from the coding sequence ATGAAAAAGTTTATTTTACCAAGCATTTTTGCTTTTGGACTGTTATTTAGCTGTAACAATGATGATGATTCTTCTATTAACTCTGAAAGTATCGTAGGAACTTGGAGTTTTGTAAAATACCAAACACAATTCTCTAAAGACAATCACATCGAAGATCAATATCTAGCAGATGAATGCAGTTCTAAAGACTCGTATACGTTTACTAAAGACAATAAATATTCTGCTATAGGATATGATTCCGATAGAAATAATATTTGTGAAATTGATTGGACTGAAGAAGGCACTTATTCTATTTCAGGAAATAAAGTTCGTTTAACTTACAAGGATGGTGGTTCTGGTGAAGGAGAAATTTCCAAATTAACAAAAAACGAATTGATTTTAAAATCTGATTATGGAGAAGATCTTGATGGTGATGGTAAAAACGAAATAGATATTTTAGTTTTAAAACGATAA
- a CDS encoding LURP-one-related family protein, with amino-acid sequence MNLNNLKFPLDIKFHIATFSNDFSVTDANNQPVFYVREKILSWRDVIKIYRDSSKKEELFQLRSNKIIDFQQTFTITDANGNVVGKAKRKTFKSFWKATFHIYDANDNHLFTINERSGFTRMMDGMVGEIPVVGFFSGYIFNPKYVLTDLQGREMMEVSKEPSFFGRKFKLNQYQSSENDTLFVLSFMMMLISDRDRG; translated from the coding sequence ATGAATTTAAACAACCTAAAATTTCCGCTTGATATAAAGTTTCATATTGCAACTTTTTCCAATGATTTTTCTGTAACAGATGCTAATAATCAACCTGTGTTTTATGTACGCGAAAAAATTCTTTCGTGGCGAGATGTGATTAAAATCTACCGTGATTCATCGAAAAAAGAAGAACTTTTTCAACTTCGTTCGAATAAAATCATCGATTTTCAACAAACTTTTACCATTACAGATGCGAACGGAAATGTTGTTGGTAAAGCAAAACGAAAAACTTTCAAATCCTTTTGGAAAGCGACTTTTCATATTTACGACGCAAATGATAATCATTTATTTACAATCAACGAACGTAGTGGTTTTACGCGTATGATGGACGGAATGGTTGGAGAAATTCCCGTTGTAGGATTTTTCTCAGGTTATATTTTCAATCCAAAATATGTTTTAACTGATTTACAAGGAAGAGAAATGATGGAAGTATCAAAAGAACCTTCATTCTTTGGACGAAAATTTAAATTAAATCAATATCAATCATCCGAAAATGATACACTTTTTGTTTTGAGTTTTATGATGATGCTCATAAGCGATAGAGATCGAGGATAA
- a CDS encoding PfkB family carbohydrate kinase, with product MSLLTVGTVAFDKLESPFGKTDKILGGAATYIGMASSLLGVDTAIVSVVGGDFPQEYIDLLISKGINLDGMEIVKEGKTFFWEGKYHNDLNTRDTLATELNVLETFNPIVPQDRKSPDVLMLGNLHPLVQKGVLTQLDNRPGLVVLDTMNFWMDCAWNELMDVIKDVDVISINDEEARQMSGEYSLVKAAKKIMTFGPKTVIIKKGEHGALLFQEEQVFFAPALPLEDVFDPTGAGDTFAGGFSGYLAKTNDFSFDNMKRAIVYGSALASVTCEKFGTESLGDLTRDGLAERLKEFKKLMDFSINL from the coding sequence ATGAGTTTATTAACAGTTGGTACAGTTGCCTTTGATAAATTAGAATCTCCTTTCGGGAAAACAGATAAAATCTTAGGTGGTGCCGCTACATATATCGGTATGGCGTCTTCTTTATTGGGCGTGGATACTGCAATCGTTTCAGTTGTTGGTGGAGATTTTCCACAAGAATACATCGATTTATTAATTTCAAAAGGAATTAATTTAGATGGAATGGAAATCGTAAAAGAAGGAAAAACATTCTTTTGGGAAGGTAAATACCATAATGATTTGAACACACGTGATACGTTAGCAACAGAATTGAATGTTTTAGAAACGTTTAATCCAATTGTTCCTCAAGATCGCAAATCTCCAGACGTTTTGATGTTAGGAAACTTACATCCATTGGTACAAAAAGGAGTGTTGACACAATTAGATAATCGTCCAGGTTTGGTTGTTTTAGATACAATGAACTTTTGGATGGATTGTGCTTGGAATGAGTTGATGGATGTGATCAAAGATGTTGATGTAATTTCTATTAATGACGAAGAAGCGCGTCAAATGTCAGGTGAATATAGTTTAGTGAAAGCTGCTAAAAAAATCATGACATTCGGACCAAAAACAGTTATCATCAAAAAAGGTGAACATGGAGCTTTATTATTCCAAGAAGAACAAGTTTTCTTTGCACCAGCTTTACCATTAGAAGATGTTTTCGATCCAACAGGAGCAGGAGATACATTTGCAGGAGGTTTCTCCGGATACTTAGCAAAAACAAACGATTTTTCTTTCGATAACATGAAACGTGCAATTGTTTACGGATCTGCATTAGCATCTGTAACATGTGAAAAATTCGGTACTGAATCATTAGGAGATTTAACACGTGATGGTTTAGCTGAACGTTTGAAAGAATTCAAAAAATTAATGGATTTCTCAATTAATTTATAA
- the hisS gene encoding histidine--tRNA ligase — MAIQKPSIPKGTRDFSPLEVNRRQYIINTIKKQFVLFGFSPIETPSFENLSTLTGKYGEEGDRLIFKILNSGDYLAKVDEQLLTDRNSQKVIAQISEKALRYDLTVPFARYVVQHQNEITFPFKRYQIQPVWRADRPQKGRFREFFQCDADVVGSDSLLQEVDFIQLYDSVFTELKTPVEIHINNRKILSGLAEVADISAQLIDFTVALDKLDKIGEEAVKEEMRGKGISDSAIEILSPLFSMNGDCKTQFAQLKEILKSSETGLKGIEELEFVFENTTTIGLQSAELVLNLTLARGLDYYTGAIFEVKAKIGEFSSSIGGGGRYDDLTGIFGLKDISGVGISFGLDRTYLVLEENNLFPALEDSTNIQALFINFGTKEAAEAMKLVKQLRQSGINTEVYPDDAKMKKQMGYADKKRIKKVILLGEKEIAEQKATVKDMISGEQTEVAFADLANALS; from the coding sequence ATGGCAATTCAAAAACCATCGATTCCAAAAGGGACAAGAGATTTCTCGCCTTTAGAAGTGAATCGTCGTCAATATATTATCAACACGATTAAAAAACAATTCGTGTTATTCGGATTCTCTCCAATCGAAACTCCATCATTCGAAAATTTATCAACTTTAACAGGTAAATACGGAGAAGAAGGAGATCGATTAATTTTCAAGATTTTGAATTCTGGAGATTATTTAGCAAAAGTTGATGAGCAATTGTTAACAGATAGAAATAGTCAAAAAGTAATTGCGCAAATCTCTGAAAAAGCGTTGCGTTATGATTTAACCGTGCCTTTTGCGCGTTATGTGGTGCAACATCAAAATGAAATTACATTTCCTTTCAAACGTTACCAAATTCAACCAGTTTGGCGTGCCGATCGTCCTCAAAAAGGTCGTTTCCGTGAGTTTTTTCAATGTGATGCGGATGTTGTAGGTTCGGATTCGTTATTACAAGAAGTTGATTTTATACAATTATATGATTCAGTTTTTACAGAATTAAAAACGCCTGTTGAAATTCATATTAACAACCGTAAAATTTTATCAGGTTTGGCAGAAGTAGCAGATATTTCGGCTCAATTGATTGATTTTACTGTGGCTTTAGATAAGTTGGATAAAATTGGTGAAGAAGCGGTGAAAGAAGAAATGCGTGGAAAAGGAATTTCTGATTCTGCGATTGAAATTTTATCACCTTTATTCTCAATGAATGGAGATTGTAAAACACAATTTGCTCAATTAAAAGAAATTTTAAAATCTTCGGAAACTGGATTAAAAGGAATTGAAGAATTAGAATTTGTTTTTGAAAATACAACAACTATTGGTTTACAATCGGCTGAATTAGTATTAAACTTAACATTAGCTAGAGGTTTAGATTATTATACAGGGGCTATTTTCGAAGTGAAAGCGAAAATCGGAGAATTCTCTTCATCTATTGGTGGAGGAGGTCGCTACGATGATTTGACAGGAATTTTTGGATTGAAAGATATTTCTGGAGTAGGAATTTCTTTTGGATTAGATCGTACATATTTAGTTTTAGAAGAAAATAATTTATTCCCAGCTTTAGAAGATTCAACAAATATCCAAGCATTGTTCATTAATTTCGGAACGAAAGAAGCTGCTGAGGCAATGAAATTGGTAAAACAATTACGTCAAAGTGGAATTAATACAGAGGTTTATCCTGATGATGCAAAAATGAAAAAGCAAATGGGATATGCTGATAAAAAAAGAATTAAGAAAGTAATTCTTTTGGGTGAAAAAGAAATTGCTGAGCAAAAAGCGACAGTAAAAGATATGATTTCGGGAGAACAAACCGAAGTTGCTTTTGCTGATTTGGCTAACGCATTGTCTTAA